From a single Octopus sinensis linkage group LG5, ASM634580v1, whole genome shotgun sequence genomic region:
- the LOC118763565 gene encoding uncharacterized protein LOC118763565, whose amino-acid sequence MQIYDAGNLKPVGGTKPRMQKEFRLNCNIGSSPDVTWYYENGDVLMKYRDCTEIGGNSSRFAGRAQFTCEPVQKRSILTFVPILLKDGNFSIICMTNFHGSEYNIRTTDTRKLTTSNVVGTTYIQGDRTATFVCPLDEGDSLSQWKGDNFTANCSGSNSRNQLKFFAINITCDPKSSTLVLMISHRVSKMEMFCDSYLKKRKVFKVTTPEYNLEYVVIISLLILLLIAVIIFNGICFMTSVGRHYWLKRADTFESTTSTQRFPAYTWPYYFQAIAQHSRYPYKTSQLEYIVSVLNGIEQYNII is encoded by the exons ATGCAGATAT ATGATGCAGGTAACCTAAAACCAGTTGGTGGAACAAAGCCTAGAATGCAGAAAGAATTCAGATTGAATTGTAATATTGGTTCCAGTCCTGATGTCACCTGGTATTATGAAAATGGAGATGTCTTAATGAAATATCGTGATTGTACAGAAATTGGTGGCAACAGCTCTCGTTTTGCAGGCCGTGCACAATTTACTTGCGAACCCGTGCAAAAGAGGTCTATTTTAACGTTTGTTCCTATCCTTCTCAAAGATGGCAACTTCAGTATTATATGCATGACTAACTTTCATGGAAGTGAATACAACATTCGAACA acaGACACAAGAAAATTAACTACTAGTAATGTAGTTGGTACTACATATATTCAAGGAGATAGAACAGCAACATTCGTATGCCCTTTAGACGAGGGAGACTCACTTTCTCAGTGGAAAGGAGACAACTTTACAGCCAACTGTTCCGGATCAAATTCTAGAAATCAGTTAAAATTTTTTGCAATCAATATAACATGTGACCCGAAGAGTTCAACTTTAGTCCTCATGATTTCCCATCGGGTATCTAAAATGGAAATGTTTTGTGACAGTtacttaaagaaaagaaaagtatttaaagTAACAACACCTGAGT ATAACTTGGAGTACGTTGTAATTATAAGTTTGTTGATTCTTCTCCTGATTGCCGTGATTATCTTTAATGGTATATGTTTTATGACGTCTGTAGGACGTCACTACTGGCTTAAAAGGGCAGATACGTTTGAGAGTACAACGTCAACTCAGAGAT ttccaGCCTATACTTGGCCATActatttccaagcaatcgctcaacattcaag GTATCCTTACAAGACTTCACAACTTGAATATATCGTTTCAGTTCTAAATGGAATTGAGCAGtacaatataatttaa